The following proteins are co-located in the Thermus thermophilus HB8 genome:
- a CDS encoding adenylosuccinate synthase: MPGIAIIGAQWGDEGKGKVVDVLAREADYVIRYQGGANAGHTVVAEGKVFKLNLLPSGVIHPHAVNVLGDGMVIDPFRFQEEVEGLRKEGFDPKILVSERAHLVLPHHKHVESRHNFVGTTGRGIGPAYSDRARRVGIRAGDLLDEATLRERVRRLLAEKPNSTREAGWDTEEKALADLHRMREILSPYIADTGSLLREAWRKGKRLLFEGAQATLLDLNYGTYPYVTSSHPTVGGILVGTGLSHKAITKVYGVAKAYTTRVGEGPFPTELQGELAHHLREKGGEYGTTTGRPRRVGWLDLVALRYACEVNGFDGLVLTKLDVLSGLEKVKVAVEYLDGARPGEASPEAVRYLELPGWGDLSHVKRREDLPANLLRYLELVEEHTGVPVVLFSTSPRREDTFGAVSWV; encoded by the coding sequence ATGCCGGGCATCGCCATCATCGGGGCGCAGTGGGGCGACGAGGGCAAGGGCAAGGTGGTGGACGTCCTGGCCCGGGAAGCCGACTACGTGATCCGCTACCAGGGCGGGGCCAACGCCGGCCACACCGTGGTGGCCGAGGGCAAGGTCTTCAAGCTCAACCTCCTGCCCTCGGGGGTCATCCACCCCCACGCGGTGAACGTCCTGGGGGACGGGATGGTCATTGACCCCTTCCGCTTCCAGGAGGAGGTGGAAGGCCTGCGGAAGGAGGGGTTTGACCCCAAGATCCTGGTCTCGGAAAGGGCCCACCTCGTCCTCCCCCACCACAAGCACGTGGAAAGCCGCCACAACTTCGTGGGCACCACGGGGCGCGGCATCGGTCCCGCCTACTCCGACCGGGCAAGAAGGGTGGGGATCCGGGCTGGGGACCTTTTGGACGAGGCCACCCTGAGGGAGAGGGTGCGCCGCCTCCTCGCCGAGAAGCCCAACTCCACCCGGGAAGCGGGCTGGGATACGGAGGAAAAGGCCCTCGCCGATCTCCACCGGATGCGGGAGATCCTAAGCCCCTACATCGCCGACACGGGGAGCCTCCTCCGGGAGGCCTGGCGCAAGGGGAAGCGCCTCCTCTTTGAGGGGGCCCAGGCCACCCTGCTGGACCTGAACTACGGCACCTACCCCTACGTCACGAGCTCCCATCCCACGGTGGGGGGGATCCTGGTGGGGACGGGCCTCTCCCACAAGGCCATCACCAAGGTCTACGGCGTGGCCAAGGCCTACACCACGAGGGTAGGGGAAGGCCCCTTCCCCACGGAGCTCCAGGGGGAGCTCGCCCACCACCTCCGGGAAAAGGGCGGCGAGTACGGCACCACCACGGGAAGGCCCAGGAGGGTGGGCTGGCTGGACCTGGTGGCCCTCCGGTACGCCTGCGAGGTGAACGGCTTTGACGGCCTCGTCCTCACCAAGCTGGACGTGCTCTCCGGGCTGGAGAAGGTGAAGGTGGCCGTGGAGTACCTGGACGGGGCCCGCCCCGGGGAGGCGAGCCCGGAGGCGGTGCGCTACTTGGAGCTTCCGGGCTGGGGCGACCTCTCCCACGTGAAGCGCCGGGAGGACCTCCCCGCAAACCTCCTCCGCTACCTGGAGCTCGTGGAGGAGCACACCGGGGTCCCCGTGGTCCTCTTCTCCACGAGCCCCAGGCGGGAGGACACCTTCGGGGCGGTGAGCTGGGTCTAA
- a CDS encoding Asp23/Gls24 family envelope stress response protein has product MRVPGRVVLTEAALASLLALVAHEVPGVVGMAPAGLKDQVGRILGRQEAGEGVVVRPDPQSPGRYQVDLYVVLAYGTRVPALAEALGERLAYAARHLGGVELSQVRVHVVGVRCG; this is encoded by the coding sequence GTGAGGGTGCCGGGACGGGTGGTCCTCACGGAGGCGGCCTTGGCGAGCCTCCTCGCCCTGGTGGCCCACGAGGTCCCGGGGGTGGTGGGCATGGCCCCCGCGGGCCTCAAGGACCAGGTGGGGCGCATCCTCGGGCGGCAGGAGGCGGGGGAGGGGGTGGTGGTCCGCCCCGACCCCCAAAGCCCGGGCCGCTACCAGGTGGACCTCTACGTGGTCCTGGCCTACGGCACCCGGGTGCCCGCCTTGGCGGAGGCCTTGGGGGAGCGGCTCGCCTACGCGGCCCGCCACCTTGGGGGGGTGGAGCTCTCCCAGGTCCGGGTCCACGTGGTGGGGGTGCGGTGTGGCTGA
- a CDS encoding ABC transporter permease, translating into MRFALFLAWAHIWRRPLQSALAVLGVGVGVGVLLVALSLANGFMDGLVRATLKAYPQLVLFSLEPTLPPLPSHPEVEAAAPFAATKALLTRPAEAGRGPGVDFATLVGLGAGGEALYPELGLRLEPGGIYLGAALMQSLDARPGDRLYALSATQERVELKVLGSFRTGNYLIDSGFAFTDLESVKRLSGLEAQGYQVRLKDPWRAREVGWALAGSRFFPQPWQDTQRTLLEQLSLQRQVLGLLIFLIVAVAALGVANLLFLKVVEKTPEIALLRAMGASRGTVGLVFALEGAILGVGGVALGNLLGYLLGLYLARRPLDLPGELYFLTHLPVEMRLADFLWVSGASLLAVLLSALLPLLRALRVRPGVVLR; encoded by the coding sequence GTGCGCTTCGCCCTCTTCCTCGCCTGGGCCCACATCTGGCGCCGCCCCCTTCAAAGCGCCCTCGCCGTCTTGGGCGTGGGCGTGGGGGTGGGGGTGCTTTTGGTGGCCCTTTCCCTGGCCAACGGCTTCATGGACGGCCTCGTCCGGGCCACGCTCAAGGCCTACCCCCAGCTCGTTCTCTTCAGCCTGGAGCCCACCCTTCCCCCCCTCCCTTCCCACCCGGAGGTGGAGGCGGCGGCCCCCTTCGCCGCCACCAAGGCCCTCCTCACCCGGCCCGCCGAGGCGGGCCGGGGGCCCGGGGTGGACTTCGCCACCCTGGTGGGGCTCGGTGCGGGCGGGGAGGCCCTTTACCCCGAGCTCGGGCTCAGGCTGGAGCCTGGGGGGATCTACCTGGGCGCGGCCCTGATGCAGAGCCTGGACGCCCGGCCCGGGGACCGGCTCTACGCCCTTTCCGCCACGCAGGAGCGGGTGGAGCTCAAGGTGCTCGGGAGCTTCCGCACAGGGAACTACCTCATTGACAGCGGCTTCGCCTTCACCGACCTGGAGAGCGTGAAGCGCCTTTCCGGCCTCGAGGCCCAGGGGTACCAGGTGCGCTTAAAGGACCCCTGGCGGGCCCGGGAGGTGGGGTGGGCCCTGGCGGGAAGCCGCTTCTTCCCCCAGCCCTGGCAGGACACCCAGCGCACCCTCTTGGAGCAGCTTTCCCTGCAGCGGCAGGTCCTCGGCCTTTTGATCTTCCTCATCGTGGCCGTGGCCGCCCTTGGGGTGGCCAACCTCCTCTTCCTCAAGGTGGTGGAGAAGACCCCGGAGATCGCCCTCCTCCGGGCCATGGGGGCCTCGAGGGGGACCGTGGGCCTGGTCTTCGCCCTGGAGGGGGCGATCCTTGGGGTGGGGGGCGTGGCCTTGGGCAACCTCCTCGGCTACCTCCTCGGCCTCTACCTGGCCCGCCGCCCCCTGGACCTCCCCGGGGAGCTCTACTTCCTCACCCACCTCCCCGTGGAGATGCGCCTCGCCGACTTCCTCTGGGTAAGCGGGGCGAGCCTTCTCGCCGTCCTCCTCTCCGCCCTTCTTCCCCTTCTCCGGGCCCTAAGGGTGCGGCCCGGGGTTGTCCTGCGCTAA
- a CDS encoding DAK2 domain-containing protein, with product MAEAWGPEAVAEAFRYATRWFQVYVEELNALNVYPVPDGDTGTNMLHTLEAARRELDLADTSRMDQVARALAYGSLLGARGNSGVILSQILRGFAEALKGKRALDGSLLRRALRMGAESGYKAVMRPVEGTILTVARAAGEGARGEALEEVLETALEAAREALERTPELLPVLRQAGVVDAGGAGYVRLLEGMRGYALGLPLPEPPKVERYAQTAFATEEFGYCTEFLMEGVEVPVERIREAVAPFGDSLLVVGAEGYVKGHIHTDDPDGLLATVARFGRVVRTKVEDMTQQHTEILSTFGLLAEEVPPTGLVAVALGHGLARAFRSLGARVVAGGQTQNPSVEDLLAAIRSVPNPKVILLPNNPNVFLAATEAAKLAREAGKEVHVLKTRTLGQGLAAAVRYTPEALPEELLPEMEEAMAGAVTLEVTWASRDAEVEGLKVLKDRPIGLLDGRLVLVGETPEEVVEGLVRMAREGKEVLTLFLGPNTPKEKAQGVAQKFPELAVEILPGGPDLYAYLGVLE from the coding sequence GTGGCTGAGGCCTGGGGTCCCGAGGCGGTGGCGGAGGCCTTCCGCTACGCCACCCGCTGGTTTCAGGTCTACGTGGAGGAGCTCAACGCCCTCAACGTCTACCCCGTCCCCGACGGGGACACGGGCACCAACATGCTCCACACCCTGGAGGCGGCCCGGCGGGAGCTGGACCTCGCCGACACCTCCCGGATGGACCAGGTGGCCCGGGCCCTGGCCTACGGGAGCCTCCTCGGCGCCCGGGGCAACAGCGGGGTGATCCTCTCCCAGATCCTCCGGGGCTTCGCCGAGGCCTTGAAGGGAAAAAGGGCCCTGGACGGGTCCCTCCTCCGCCGGGCCTTGCGGATGGGGGCGGAAAGCGGCTACAAGGCGGTGATGCGCCCCGTGGAGGGCACCATCCTCACCGTGGCCCGGGCCGCCGGGGAGGGGGCCCGGGGGGAGGCCCTGGAGGAGGTTTTGGAGACGGCCCTCGAGGCCGCCCGGGAGGCCTTGGAGAGGACGCCCGAACTCCTCCCCGTCCTGCGCCAGGCCGGGGTGGTGGACGCGGGCGGGGCGGGGTACGTGCGGCTCCTGGAGGGGATGCGGGGGTACGCCCTGGGCCTGCCCCTACCCGAGCCGCCCAAGGTGGAGCGCTACGCCCAGACGGCCTTCGCCACGGAGGAGTTCGGCTACTGCACGGAGTTCCTCATGGAGGGGGTGGAGGTGCCCGTGGAGCGGATCCGCGAGGCGGTGGCCCCCTTCGGCGACTCCCTCCTCGTGGTGGGGGCCGAGGGCTACGTCAAGGGGCACATCCACACGGACGACCCCGACGGCCTTCTCGCTACGGTGGCCCGCTTCGGCCGGGTGGTCCGCACCAAGGTGGAGGACATGACCCAGCAGCACACGGAGATCCTCTCCACCTTCGGGCTTCTCGCCGAGGAGGTGCCCCCCACGGGCCTGGTGGCCGTGGCCTTGGGCCACGGGCTGGCCCGGGCCTTCCGGAGCCTGGGGGCCAGGGTGGTGGCCGGGGGGCAGACGCAAAACCCCAGCGTGGAGGACCTTCTGGCCGCCATTAGGAGCGTGCCCAACCCCAAGGTGATCCTCCTCCCCAACAACCCCAACGTCTTCCTGGCCGCCACGGAGGCGGCGAAGCTCGCGCGGGAGGCGGGGAAGGAGGTCCACGTGCTTAAGACGAGAACCCTGGGCCAGGGCCTGGCGGCGGCGGTGCGGTACACCCCCGAGGCCCTTCCCGAGGAGCTTCTCCCCGAGATGGAGGAGGCCATGGCCGGGGCGGTGACCCTCGAGGTCACCTGGGCGAGCCGCGACGCCGAGGTGGAGGGGCTAAAGGTCCTGAAGGACAGGCCCATCGGCCTTCTGGACGGGCGGCTCGTTCTGGTGGGGGAGACCCCCGAGGAAGTGGTGGAGGGCCTCGTCCGCATGGCCCGGGAGGGCAAGGAGGTCCTCACCCTCTTCCTCGGGCCCAACACCCCCAAGGAGAAGGCCCAAGGGGTGGCGCAGAAGTTCCCCGAGCTCGCGGTGGAGATCCTTCCCGGCGGGCCGGACCTCTACGCCTATCTGGGCGTGCTGGAGTAG
- a CDS encoding queuosine precursor transporter — MRYLDLLTALFATVLLVSNVASTKLVVLGPFTFDGGTLLFPLAYIFGDVLTEVYGYRKSRRVIWIGFFALLLATLTFQAVAHLPAPPDAESQRFGEAFGLLLGLTPRIVLGSLLAYFLGEFANAYVLAKLKVRTEGRFFWLRALASTLVGQGLDTGVFLLVAFYGVFPKEVLLAVFLSNYAFKLGVEALMLPFTYAVVGFLKRAEGMDAYDRDTDFNPFRLT; from the coding sequence ATGAGGTACCTGGACCTTCTCACCGCCCTCTTCGCCACGGTCCTCCTCGTCTCCAACGTGGCCTCCACCAAGCTCGTGGTCCTGGGGCCCTTCACCTTTGACGGGGGCACCCTCCTCTTCCCCCTGGCCTACATCTTCGGGGACGTCCTCACCGAGGTCTACGGCTACCGGAAAAGCCGCAGGGTCATCTGGATCGGCTTTTTCGCCCTCCTCCTCGCCACCCTCACCTTCCAGGCGGTGGCCCACCTCCCCGCCCCACCCGACGCGGAGAGCCAGCGCTTCGGCGAGGCCTTCGGCCTCCTCCTCGGCCTCACCCCCAGGATCGTCCTGGGAAGCCTCCTCGCCTACTTCCTCGGGGAGTTCGCCAACGCCTACGTCCTCGCCAAGCTCAAGGTGCGGACGGAGGGGCGCTTCTTCTGGCTCCGGGCCCTCGCCTCCACCCTGGTGGGCCAGGGGCTGGACACCGGGGTCTTCCTCCTCGTGGCCTTCTACGGGGTCTTCCCGAAGGAGGTCCTCCTCGCCGTCTTCCTCTCCAACTACGCCTTCAAGCTCGGGGTGGAAGCCCTCATGCTCCCCTTCACCTACGCCGTGGTGGGGTTCCTGAAGCGGGCCGAGGGGATGGACGCCTACGACCGGGACACGGACTTCAACCCCTTCCGCCTGACCTGA
- the ald gene encoding alanine dehydrogenase — protein MVIGVPKEIKTLENRVALTPGGVESLVRRGHTVLVERGAGEGSGLSDAEYARAGAELVGREEAWGAEMVVKVKEPLPEEYGFLREGLILFTYLHLAADRGLTEAMLRSGVTGIAYETVQLPDGTLPLLVPMSEVAGRMAPQVGAQFLEKPKGGRGVLLGGVPGVAPASVVILGGGTVGTNAAKIALGMGAQVTILDVNHKRLQYLDDVFGGRVITLTATEANIKKSVQHADLLIGAVLVPGAKAPKLVTRDMLSLMKEGAVIVDVAVDQGGCVETIRPTTHAEPTYVVDGVVHYGVANMPGAVPRTSTFALTNQTLPYVLKLAEKGLDALLEDAALLKGLNTHKGRLTHPGVAEAFGLPYTPPEEALRG, from the coding sequence ATGGTGATCGGCGTGCCGAAGGAGATCAAGACCTTGGAGAACCGGGTGGCCCTCACGCCCGGCGGGGTGGAGAGCCTGGTCAGGCGCGGCCACACCGTGCTGGTGGAGCGGGGGGCCGGGGAGGGCTCGGGGCTTTCCGACGCGGAGTACGCCCGGGCCGGGGCCGAGCTCGTGGGCCGGGAGGAGGCCTGGGGTGCGGAGATGGTGGTGAAGGTGAAGGAGCCCCTACCCGAGGAGTACGGCTTCCTGCGGGAGGGCCTCATCCTCTTCACCTACCTTCACCTGGCCGCGGACCGCGGCCTCACCGAGGCCATGCTCCGTAGCGGGGTCACGGGCATCGCCTACGAGACCGTCCAGCTTCCCGACGGCACCCTCCCCCTCCTCGTCCCCATGAGCGAGGTGGCGGGGCGGATGGCCCCCCAGGTGGGGGCCCAGTTCCTGGAGAAGCCCAAGGGGGGCCGGGGGGTCCTCCTCGGGGGGGTGCCGGGGGTGGCCCCGGCCAGCGTGGTGATCCTCGGGGGCGGGACCGTGGGCACCAACGCGGCCAAGATCGCCCTGGGGATGGGGGCCCAGGTGACCATCCTGGACGTGAACCACAAGCGCCTCCAGTATCTGGACGACGTCTTCGGCGGGCGGGTGATCACCCTCACCGCCACCGAGGCCAACATCAAAAAGAGCGTCCAGCACGCGGACCTCCTCATCGGGGCCGTCCTCGTCCCCGGGGCCAAGGCCCCCAAGCTCGTCACCCGGGACATGCTCTCTCTGATGAAGGAGGGAGCGGTGATCGTGGACGTGGCCGTGGACCAGGGGGGGTGCGTGGAGACCATCCGGCCCACCACCCACGCCGAGCCCACCTACGTGGTGGACGGGGTGGTCCACTACGGGGTGGCCAACATGCCCGGGGCGGTGCCCAGGACCAGCACCTTCGCCCTCACCAACCAGACCCTGCCCTACGTGTTGAAGCTCGCGGAGAAGGGGCTGGACGCCCTTCTGGAGGACGCGGCCCTTCTCAAGGGGCTCAACACCCACAAAGGCCGCCTCACCCACCCCGGGGTGGCCGAGGCCTTCGGCCTGCCCTACACGCCTCCCGAGGAGGCCTTGAGGGGGTGA
- the rplL gene encoding 50S ribosomal protein L7/L12, translated as MALDIERIKEELSQATVLELKQLIDALKEAWGVTAAAPVAVAAAPAAGAAAAPAEEKTEFDVILKEAGAKKLEVIKELRAITGLGLKEAKDLAEKGGPVKEGVSKQEAEEIKKKLEAVGAVVELK; from the coding sequence ATGGCTCTGGACATTGAACGGATCAAGGAAGAGCTCTCCCAGGCTACGGTTCTGGAACTCAAGCAGCTGATTGACGCCCTCAAGGAGGCTTGGGGCGTGACCGCCGCGGCCCCCGTGGCCGTGGCCGCGGCCCCTGCGGCCGGGGCGGCCGCCGCTCCCGCCGAGGAGAAGACGGAGTTTGACGTCATCCTCAAGGAGGCGGGGGCCAAGAAGCTGGAGGTCATCAAGGAGCTCCGCGCCATCACCGGGCTTGGCCTCAAGGAGGCCAAGGACCTGGCCGAGAAGGGCGGCCCCGTCAAGGAGGGCGTCTCCAAGCAGGAGGCCGAGGAGATCAAGAAGAAGCTCGAGGCCGTGGGCGCGGTGGTGGAGCTCAAGTAA
- a CDS encoding pseudouridine synthase, translated as MKALRLQAFLARAGVASRRKAEDLIREGRVRVNGKVAVLGQKVGPEDLVEVDGKRVELPQKRLVLALHKPKGYTTTRHDPHARRTVFDLLPKIPGLHPVGRLDRDSEGLLLLTNDGDLTHRLTHPRFGVRKVYRVWTEGGTLPKEVCRRLLLGVDLEDGPARALACRPAPGGAVLVLAEGRKREVRRMLQRVGYPVRRLLRLQVGPIRLGDLPPGKWRRLSEREVKALLRLVGLE; from the coding sequence ATGAAGGCGCTCCGCCTCCAGGCCTTCCTCGCCCGGGCCGGGGTGGCGAGCCGCCGCAAGGCGGAGGACCTCATCCGCGAGGGGCGGGTGCGGGTGAACGGGAAGGTGGCGGTCCTCGGCCAGAAGGTGGGGCCTGAGGACCTCGTGGAGGTGGACGGGAAGCGGGTGGAGTTGCCCCAAAAGCGGCTGGTCCTCGCCCTCCACAAGCCCAAGGGGTACACCACCACCCGCCACGACCCCCACGCCCGGCGCACCGTCTTTGACCTCCTCCCGAAGATCCCCGGCCTCCACCCCGTGGGCCGCCTGGACCGGGACTCCGAGGGCCTTCTCCTCCTCACCAACGACGGCGACCTCACCCACCGCCTCACCCACCCCCGCTTCGGGGTGCGGAAGGTCTACCGGGTGTGGACGGAGGGGGGGACGCTGCCCAAGGAGGTGTGCAGAAGGCTCCTCTTGGGCGTGGACCTCGAGGACGGCCCCGCCCGGGCCCTCGCCTGCCGCCCGGCCCCCGGGGGGGCGGTCCTCGTCCTCGCGGAAGGGCGCAAGCGGGAGGTGCGGCGGATGCTCCAGAGGGTGGGCTACCCGGTGCGGCGCCTCCTGAGGCTCCAGGTGGGGCCCATCCGCCTCGGGGACCTCCCCCCCGGGAAGTGGCGGAGGCTTTCCGAGAGGGAGGTCAAGGCCCTCCTCCGGCTCGTGGGGCTAGAATGA
- the hpt gene encoding hypoxanthine phosphoribosyltransferase, with protein MKGMFTPGNGPVQISAEAIKKRVEELGGEIARDYQGKTPHLICVLNGAFIFMADLVRAIPLPLTMDFIAISSYGNAFKSSGEVELLKDLRLPIHGRDVIVVEDIVDTGLTLSYLLDYLEARKPASVRVAALLSKPSRRQVEVPIHYLGFEIEDAYVYGYGLDRAQFDRNLPFITSIRPEEE; from the coding sequence ATGAAGGGCATGTTCACGCCGGGCAACGGACCCGTGCAGATCAGCGCCGAGGCCATAAAGAAGCGGGTGGAGGAGCTGGGGGGGGAGATCGCCCGGGACTACCAGGGCAAGACCCCTCACCTGATCTGCGTCCTGAACGGGGCCTTTATCTTCATGGCCGACCTGGTGCGGGCCATCCCCCTGCCCCTCACCATGGACTTCATCGCCATCAGCTCCTACGGGAACGCCTTCAAGTCCAGCGGGGAAGTGGAGCTTTTGAAGGACCTCCGCCTTCCCATCCACGGCCGGGACGTGATCGTGGTGGAGGACATCGTGGACACGGGGCTCACCCTCTCCTACCTTCTGGACTACCTCGAGGCCCGGAAGCCCGCCTCCGTCCGCGTGGCCGCCCTCCTCTCCAAGCCCAGCCGCCGCCAGGTGGAGGTGCCCATCCACTACCTGGGCTTTGAGATTGAGGACGCCTACGTCTACGGCTACGGCCTGGACCGGGCCCAGTTTGACCGCAACCTGCCCTTCATCACCTCCATCCGCCCGGAGGAGGAATGA
- the truB gene encoding tRNA pseudouridine(55) synthase TruB — protein sequence MALYAVDKPLHLTSHDVVEEARRRLSTRRVGHTGTLDPLATGLLLLVTNESTKLVPFLSGEDKEYIAWVSFGATTPTLDAEGPISEEAPARFDRKDLEAALPRFLEVREQVPPLYSAIKVGGKRAYEAAREGKPLALGPRPVRYLEVELLAFDPEPIPHPIAPSARGWRLAERRGRPVRLPRPLGAYPTAVVRLVVGPGTYVRAFARDLGEMLGTKAFLSGLVRTRVGRVGLERAVALSDLSPEKAIPELDVLPFPVVELSHTEARRVLEGMPLPIPAMGYVTLVDSKRRLLAIAEGDGFKLKIRRVFAKEA from the coding sequence ATGGCCCTCTACGCGGTGGACAAGCCCCTCCACCTCACCTCCCACGACGTGGTGGAGGAGGCGAGGCGGCGCCTCTCCACGCGAAGGGTAGGGCACACCGGCACCTTGGACCCTTTGGCCACGGGGCTCCTCCTCCTGGTCACCAACGAGTCCACCAAGCTCGTCCCCTTCCTCTCCGGGGAGGACAAGGAGTACATCGCCTGGGTCTCCTTCGGGGCCACCACGCCCACCCTGGACGCGGAGGGGCCCATCAGCGAGGAGGCCCCGGCGCGCTTTGACCGGAAGGACCTCGAGGCCGCCCTGCCCCGCTTCCTGGAGGTGCGGGAGCAGGTCCCGCCCCTCTACTCCGCCATCAAGGTGGGGGGGAAGCGGGCCTACGAGGCCGCCCGGGAGGGGAAGCCCTTGGCGCTTGGCCCGCGCCCGGTGCGGTATTTGGAGGTGGAGCTCCTCGCCTTTGACCCCGAGCCCATCCCCCACCCCATCGCCCCCTCGGCCCGGGGGTGGCGGCTTGCGGAAAGGCGGGGGCGGCCCGTGCGGCTCCCGCGCCCCCTCGGGGCCTACCCCACGGCCGTGGTCCGGCTGGTGGTGGGGCCCGGGACCTACGTCCGCGCCTTCGCCCGGGACCTGGGGGAGATGCTTGGGACCAAGGCCTTCCTCTCGGGGCTCGTCCGCACCCGGGTGGGCCGGGTGGGGCTGGAGCGGGCCGTGGCCCTCTCCGACCTCTCCCCGGAGAAGGCCATCCCGGAGCTTGACGTTTTGCCCTTTCCCGTGGTGGAGCTTTCCCACACCGAGGCCCGGCGGGTGCTGGAGGGGATGCCCCTCCCCATCCCGGCCATGGGGTACGTGACCCTGGTGGACTCCAAGCGGCGCCTCTTGGCCATCGCCGAGGGGGACGGCTTCAAGCTTAAAATACGGCGCGTGTTTGCGAAGGAGGCGTAG
- a CDS encoding 3D domain-containing protein has product MRGLLLAISLLAVPWPQALAQSAGKPKVLILEATAYTSSVRETDSTPHITATGARTRLGILAVSRDLLEILPFGTKVRLKDLGTIYGRGKGQFDALFKDIVFVVADVMNARWRKKVDIWFPDRATALRFGRRKVQLEVVAYPE; this is encoded by the coding sequence ATGCGTGGCCTTCTCCTAGCCATCTCCCTCCTCGCCGTTCCGTGGCCGCAGGCCTTGGCCCAGAGCGCGGGAAAGCCCAAGGTCCTGATCCTCGAGGCCACCGCCTACACCTCCAGCGTCCGGGAGACGGACTCCACCCCCCACATCACCGCCACCGGGGCCCGGACCCGCCTGGGGATCCTGGCGGTGAGCCGGGACCTTCTGGAGATCCTCCCCTTCGGCACCAAGGTCCGGCTTAAGGACCTGGGCACGATCTACGGCCGGGGGAAGGGGCAGTTTGACGCCCTCTTCAAGGACATCGTCTTCGTGGTGGCGGACGTGATGAACGCCCGCTGGCGCAAGAAAGTAGACATCTGGTTCCCTGACCGGGCCACGGCCCTCCGCTTTGGCCGCCGCAAGGTCCAGCTGGAGGTGGTGGCCTACCCCGAGTAA
- a CDS encoding enoyl-CoA hydratase/isomerase family protein: protein MLASLEARYPGLAFAWPRPGVLEITFRGEKLNAMPPALHRGLARVWRDLEAVEGVRAVLLRGEGGVFSAGGSFGLIEEMRASHEALLRVFWEARDLVLGPLNFPRPVVAAVEKVAVGAGLALALAADIAVVGKGTRLLDGHLRLGVAAGDHAVLLWPLLVGMAKAKYHLLLNEPLTGEEAERLGLVALAVEDEKVYEKALEVAERLAQGPKEALHHTKHALNHWYRSFLPHFELSLALEFLGFSGKELEEGLKALKEKRPPEFP from the coding sequence ATGCTGGCCTCTTTGGAAGCCCGCTACCCGGGGCTCGCCTTCGCCTGGCCGAGGCCCGGCGTCCTGGAGATCACCTTCCGCGGGGAGAAGCTCAACGCCATGCCCCCTGCCCTCCACCGGGGCCTGGCCCGGGTGTGGCGGGACCTCGAGGCGGTGGAGGGCGTAAGGGCCGTGCTCCTTCGGGGCGAGGGCGGGGTCTTCTCCGCCGGGGGCTCCTTCGGCCTCATTGAGGAGATGCGGGCCTCCCACGAGGCCCTCCTCCGGGTCTTCTGGGAGGCCAGGGACCTCGTGCTCGGACCCCTCAACTTCCCGAGGCCCGTGGTGGCGGCGGTGGAGAAGGTGGCGGTGGGGGCGGGGCTTGCCCTGGCCCTCGCCGCCGACATTGCCGTGGTGGGGAAGGGGACGAGGCTTCTTGACGGCCACCTCCGCCTCGGGGTGGCGGCGGGGGACCACGCCGTCCTCCTCTGGCCCCTCCTCGTGGGCATGGCCAAGGCCAAGTACCACCTCCTCCTGAACGAGCCCCTCACGGGGGAGGAGGCGGAGCGCCTGGGCCTCGTGGCCTTGGCGGTGGAGGACGAAAAGGTCTACGAGAAGGCCCTCGAGGTGGCGGAAAGGCTCGCCCAAGGCCCCAAGGAGGCCCTACACCACACCAAGCACGCCTTAAACCACTGGTACCGGAGCTTCCTCCCCCACTTTGAGCTCTCCTTGGCCTTGGAGTTTTTGGGGTTTTCCGGGAAGGAGCTGGAGGAGGGCCTCAAGGCCCTCAAGGAGAAGCGCCCCCCCGAGTTCCCATGA